Proteins from a single region of Burkholderiales bacterium:
- the rpsP gene encoding 30S ribosomal protein S16, giving the protein MVVIRLARGGAKKRPFYNVVVTDSRNPRDGRFIERVGFYNPIASEREEGLRLALDRIVFWKDRGAKLSDTVAMLVKRAGAKAPAAAA; this is encoded by the coding sequence ATGGTCGTCATCCGACTCGCCCGCGGGGGCGCGAAGAAGCGCCCGTTCTACAACGTCGTCGTCACCGATTCGCGCAATCCGCGCGACGGCCGCTTCATCGAGCGCGTCGGGTTCTACAACCCGATCGCCTCCGAGCGTGAAGAGGGCCTGCGGCTCGCGCTGGATCGCATCGTGTTCTGGAAGGACCGCGGCGCGAAGCTGTCGGACACCGTCGCGATGCTCGTGAAGCGCGCGGGCGCCAAGGCGCCCGCCGCGGCGGCCTGA
- the rsmI gene encoding 16S rRNA (cytidine(1402)-2'-O)-methyltransferase has product MGTARAGAQRARAGTLYVVATPLGNLRDLTLRAIDVLSSVDRIAAEDTRVTATLLAHLGIATRAFAVHEHNERARAKEIVAALAGGASVALVTDAGTPGISDPGARVVRAVHDAGLPVVPVPGPSALAAAMSVAGLDASRFAFLGFLPTQAKARRALLDAFAVLPLALVVYEAPHRVRATVAALADALGGARELVVAREITKTFETIARTTLAQAAAWFAADANRERGELVLVVDAPGEAPKDSALSSDAAAWLDALVRELPPSRAARIVAERTGASRDLLYARALDRGGEPPG; this is encoded by the coding sequence GTGGGGACGGCGCGGGCCGGCGCGCAGCGCGCCCGAGCCGGGACATTATATGTGGTCGCGACGCCGCTCGGTAACCTGCGCGACCTGACGCTGCGGGCGATCGACGTGCTCTCGAGCGTCGACCGGATCGCCGCCGAGGACACGCGCGTGACCGCCACGCTGCTCGCGCACCTCGGCATCGCGACGCGCGCGTTCGCGGTCCACGAGCACAACGAGCGCGCGCGTGCGAAGGAGATCGTCGCCGCGCTCGCGGGCGGCGCGAGCGTCGCGCTCGTCACCGACGCGGGGACGCCGGGCATCAGCGATCCGGGCGCGCGCGTCGTGCGCGCGGTGCACGATGCCGGACTGCCGGTCGTGCCGGTGCCCGGGCCCTCCGCGCTGGCGGCGGCGATGTCCGTGGCGGGACTCGACGCATCGCGCTTCGCCTTCCTCGGGTTCCTGCCGACGCAGGCGAAGGCGCGTCGTGCGCTGCTCGATGCGTTCGCGGTGCTTCCGCTGGCCCTCGTCGTCTACGAAGCGCCGCACCGCGTGCGGGCGACCGTCGCCGCGCTCGCGGATGCGCTCGGCGGCGCGCGCGAACTCGTCGTCGCGCGCGAGATCACCAAGACCTTCGAGACCATCGCGAGGACGACACTCGCACAGGCCGCGGCGTGGTTCGCCGCTGACGCGAATCGGGAGCGCGGCGAACTGGTGCTCGTCGTCGACGCGCCGGGCGAGGCGCCGAAGGATTCCGCGCTCTCCTCCGACGCGGCCGCGTGGCTCGATGCCCTCGTCCGCGAACTCCCGCCGTCGCGCGCCGCGCGCATCGTCGCGGAGCGGACCGGCGCGTCGCGCGACCTGCTCTACGCCCGGGCGCTCGACCGTGGGGGCGAACCTCCCGGTTGA
- the rplS gene encoding 50S ribosomal protein L19 — protein MNIIETLEREEIARLGKNHPEFAPGDTVIVNVNVVEGERKRVQAYEGVVIAKRNRGLNSSFVVRKISSGEGVERTFQTHSPLIASIELKRKGDVRRAKLYYLRGRSGKSARIREKLEAKVAGKAE, from the coding sequence ATGAACATCATCGAGACGCTCGAGCGCGAGGAGATCGCGCGCCTGGGCAAGAACCACCCCGAATTCGCGCCCGGCGACACGGTCATCGTCAACGTGAACGTCGTCGAGGGCGAGCGCAAGCGCGTCCAGGCCTACGAGGGCGTCGTGATCGCGAAGCGCAACCGCGGTCTCAATTCGTCGTTCGTCGTGCGCAAGATCAGCAGCGGCGAAGGCGTCGAGCGCACGTTTCAGACCCATTCGCCGCTGATCGCGTCGATCGAACTGAAGCGCAAGGGCGACGTGCGCCGCGCGAAGCTCTACTATCTGCGCGGCCGCTCGGGCAAGTCGGCGCGCATCCGCGAGAAGCTCGAAGCGAAGGTCGCGGGCAAGGCCGAGTAG
- a CDS encoding phosphoheptose isomerase has protein sequence MDPVERVRAHFTASAELKLAAAEPMAPLIARAAELMTGALLADGRILACGNGGSAADAQHFAAELVGRFERERPGLPAIALTTDTSLLTAVANDYAFEQVFAKQVRALGRRGDVLLAFSTSGNSPNVIEAIAAAHEHEMHVVALTGKGGGRIGELLGADDVHLCVPHSRTARIQEVHLLTLHCLCDAIDQALLGDEA, from the coding sequence ATGGATCCCGTCGAGCGCGTCCGCGCGCATTTCACCGCGAGCGCGGAGCTCAAGCTCGCCGCCGCCGAACCGATGGCTCCGCTGATCGCGCGTGCGGCGGAGCTGATGACCGGCGCCCTCCTCGCCGACGGACGCATCCTCGCCTGCGGCAACGGAGGCTCCGCGGCCGACGCGCAGCACTTCGCGGCCGAACTCGTCGGCCGCTTCGAACGCGAACGACCCGGACTGCCGGCGATCGCGCTCACCACCGACACCTCGCTCCTGACCGCGGTCGCGAACGACTACGCGTTCGAGCAGGTGTTCGCGAAGCAGGTGCGGGCGCTCGGCCGGCGCGGCGACGTGCTGCTCGCGTTCTCGACCTCGGGCAACTCGCCCAACGTGATCGAGGCGATCGCCGCCGCGCACGAGCACGAGATGCACGTGGTGGCCCTCACCGGCAAGGGCGGCGGCCGCATCGGCGAACTCCTGGGCGCGGACGATGTCCACCTCTGCGTCCCGCATTCGCGGACCGCGCGCATCCAGGAAGTGCACCTCCTCACGCTCCACTGCCTGTGCGACGCGATCGACCAGGCCCTCCTCGGAGACGAGGCATGA
- a CDS encoding AEC family transporter, with the protein MNAALLVAPDFLLIALGALLARRFSYGPAFWEGVERLVYFVLFPALLFRSLATAPLAIGEAGGLALVAFAYTGGAMLLAAVAKPLFGLPRETFAACFQCGFRFNTYLALAIAARFGGPEGVALASLVVGLMVPFVNLAAVAMLAQGRASRIALEVARNPLVIATVAGIAWNALALPLPGMPDRLLKLGADGALPLGLLAVGAALRFERDALPLPALMWFHAVKLAAAPAIAFTAARALGLSALETQIAIVHASVPTATSAYILAARMNGRGAPVALIISTGTMLAVVTMPLWLALVA; encoded by the coding sequence ATGAACGCCGCGCTGCTCGTCGCACCGGACTTCCTGCTGATCGCGCTGGGCGCGCTGCTCGCGCGCCGGTTCTCCTACGGCCCTGCGTTCTGGGAAGGGGTCGAGCGCCTCGTCTACTTCGTGCTGTTCCCCGCGCTCCTGTTCCGCTCGCTCGCGACGGCGCCGCTCGCGATCGGCGAGGCGGGCGGGCTCGCGCTCGTGGCGTTCGCGTACACCGGCGGAGCGATGCTGCTCGCCGCGGTCGCGAAGCCGCTCTTCGGTCTGCCGCGGGAGACCTTCGCGGCGTGCTTCCAGTGCGGCTTCCGCTTCAACACCTACCTCGCGCTCGCGATCGCGGCGCGCTTCGGCGGACCGGAAGGCGTCGCGCTCGCGAGCCTCGTCGTCGGGCTGATGGTGCCGTTCGTGAATCTCGCCGCGGTCGCGATGCTGGCGCAGGGCCGCGCGAGCCGCATCGCGCTGGAGGTCGCGCGCAACCCGCTCGTGATCGCGACCGTCGCCGGCATCGCGTGGAACGCGCTCGCGCTGCCGCTGCCCGGAATGCCCGACCGCCTGCTGAAGCTCGGCGCGGACGGCGCGCTGCCGCTCGGGCTCCTCGCCGTCGGCGCCGCGCTGCGCTTCGAGCGCGACGCGCTGCCGCTGCCCGCACTCATGTGGTTCCACGCGGTGAAGCTCGCCGCGGCGCCGGCGATCGCGTTCACGGCGGCGCGTGCGCTCGGACTCTCCGCGCTCGAAACCCAGATTGCGATCGTGCACGCGTCGGTGCCGACGGCGACCTCGGCCTACATCCTCGCCGCGCGGATGAACGGCCGCGGCGCGCCGGTCGCGCTCATCATCTCGACCGGCACGATGCTCGCGGTGGTCACGATGCCGCTGTGGCTCGCGCTCGTCGCCTGA
- the rimM gene encoding 16S rRNA processing protein RimM: MVGPWGVRGWVKVAPYGDTPQGLVAQRTWWLQDAAGAWRPHAVGEVRVHSGTVVASVEGYATPEAAAVLRGADVAVPRSALPRPGKNEVYLDDLVGLEVTSESGHSLGKVVAVEDFGAHPLIRVRASEGKGDEDRLVPFVAPILTSVDLAGRRIVVDWEPEY; the protein is encoded by the coding sequence GTGGTCGGCCCGTGGGGCGTGCGCGGGTGGGTGAAGGTCGCGCCGTACGGGGACACGCCGCAGGGACTCGTCGCGCAGCGGACGTGGTGGTTGCAGGATGCCGCAGGCGCCTGGCGACCGCATGCGGTCGGCGAAGTCCGCGTGCACAGCGGCACGGTGGTCGCGTCGGTCGAGGGGTACGCGACTCCCGAGGCGGCCGCGGTGCTCAGGGGTGCCGACGTGGCCGTGCCGCGTTCGGCTTTGCCCCGGCCGGGGAAGAACGAGGTGTATCTCGATGACCTCGTCGGCCTGGAAGTGACGAGCGAATCGGGGCACTCGCTCGGCAAGGTGGTCGCGGTGGAGGATTTCGGCGCGCACCCGCTGATCCGGGTTCGCGCCAGCGAGGGCAAGGGGGACGAGGACCGGCTGGTGCCCTTCGTGGCGCCGATCCTCACGTCGGTCGATCTCGCCGGCAGGCGGATCGTGGTCGACTGGGAGCCGGAGTACTGA
- the trmD gene encoding tRNA (guanosine(37)-N1)-methyltransferase TrmD, protein MGGAKRIDVVTLFPAMVAEAAKVGVTGRAAERGLWALRCWNPRDCANDPHRTVDDRPYGGGPGMVMMAGPLAASLDLARRAQAGDGVSSTRTIHLTPAGTPLSHARVAELAARRDEGLVLLAGRYEGIDERLVEREVDEEIAIGDFVVSGGELPALMLIDAIARQLPGALNDAQSAVEESFVAGLLDCPHYTRPERYEGVAVPEVLLSGNHEAIRRWRLEQALRRTWERRPGLIEGRVLTKEEQGMLARIRGDAVPGRQSRKATSPPETGTTSGREHPPGPTSGPNNAGRQEPT, encoded by the coding sequence ATGGGCGGCGCGAAGCGCATCGACGTGGTCACGCTGTTCCCGGCGATGGTGGCCGAAGCGGCGAAGGTGGGGGTCACCGGACGCGCCGCAGAGCGCGGACTGTGGGCGCTGCGGTGCTGGAATCCGCGCGACTGCGCGAACGACCCCCACCGGACGGTGGACGACCGGCCCTACGGCGGCGGGCCGGGCATGGTGATGATGGCGGGTCCGCTCGCCGCGTCGCTCGATCTCGCCCGCAGGGCGCAGGCCGGCGATGGCGTCTCGAGCACGCGCACGATTCACCTGACGCCGGCGGGAACGCCGCTGTCGCACGCGCGGGTCGCGGAACTCGCGGCGCGACGCGACGAAGGATTGGTGCTGCTGGCCGGCCGCTACGAAGGCATCGACGAGCGGCTGGTCGAGCGCGAGGTGGACGAGGAGATCGCGATCGGCGATTTCGTCGTCAGCGGGGGCGAACTGCCCGCGCTGATGCTGATCGACGCGATCGCGCGGCAGTTGCCGGGCGCGCTGAACGACGCGCAGTCGGCGGTCGAGGAGTCGTTCGTCGCGGGCCTGCTCGACTGCCCGCACTACACGCGCCCCGAGCGCTACGAGGGCGTGGCGGTGCCCGAGGTGCTCCTGTCGGGCAACCACGAGGCGATCCGCCGCTGGCGCCTCGAGCAGGCGTTGCGGCGGACGTGGGAGCGTCGTCCCGGCCTGATCGAGGGGCGTGTGCTCACGAAGGAAGAGCAGGGAATGCTGGCGCGGATCCGCGGCGACGCGGTGCCGGGCCGGCAGAGCAGGAAGGCGACGTCGCCCCCAGAAACCGGGACCACGTCCGGCCGGGAACATCCTCCCGGCCCGACCTCTGGCCCGAACAACGCAGGAAGGCAGGAACCGACATGA
- a CDS encoding DnaJ domain-containing protein — MKATLYEALGIPQAAPDEEVRASLRRLIRKYYAKTRDGQGNVEEALRFINHASRILSDPERRQRYDNELAVSTGSTEQRIAHVVTHAVADDGEQTDVGTEAVDRAAEADVLDDDALEAALTGIDARAEPNLHHPGLTERVATFGRSPIVTLALCALFGAFIAAAIVFVTPADAVLVAKQVLVWLTVGLVGLTVVYGAVHGISWLARRKTAQAPPLQPQTDLAILNWRREKSVFLGTNQPQEDASWIFQLRMAELERAKSGRTSEARPWQRLGARLFDYAIWGLVLALLLSELRGAGAIPEDLAFWFGHPLVAPTIITATWVPIEALLVASLATTPGKWLFGVFLQFSISDAYARRDSRTQFNRGLKRAFRVWWEGMGCGFPLLAPFLIAVAYEKVTVHQETDWDFAYDCLVTHGPPGVLNLVTGVCGLAAMLWLYGVAWHQPMAESIVWARATIGDALPSTAVLRDFTGASGIGGIIRPQVRAAAPATKAAPGTSAPAPRGDAPIDADLTAKFAERKARIGVLSVEGPRMLRAGNWRRASELCRAWTDLDLGNADAWRCLGSALQAQGYHQEAIHAFRKAKQYEPTDRSLDAAIDRSQRGIVADFINRYRQ, encoded by the coding sequence ATGAAGGCGACGCTCTACGAAGCGTTGGGTATCCCGCAGGCCGCCCCCGACGAGGAGGTGCGCGCCTCGCTGCGCCGGCTCATTCGCAAGTACTACGCCAAGACCCGAGACGGGCAGGGGAACGTCGAGGAGGCGCTGCGCTTCATCAACCACGCGAGCCGGATCCTGTCCGATCCGGAACGGCGCCAGCGCTACGACAACGAACTCGCCGTCTCGACCGGGTCGACCGAGCAGCGCATCGCCCATGTGGTGACCCACGCCGTCGCCGACGACGGCGAGCAGACCGACGTCGGGACCGAGGCCGTCGACCGCGCGGCCGAGGCCGACGTCCTCGACGACGACGCGCTCGAAGCCGCGTTGACCGGCATCGACGCGCGCGCCGAGCCGAACCTGCATCATCCGGGACTGACCGAGCGCGTCGCGACCTTCGGCCGATCGCCGATCGTCACGCTCGCCCTGTGCGCGCTCTTCGGCGCGTTCATCGCGGCGGCGATCGTGTTCGTCACGCCGGCCGACGCGGTGCTGGTCGCGAAGCAGGTGCTGGTCTGGCTGACCGTCGGTCTCGTCGGACTCACCGTCGTGTACGGTGCGGTGCACGGGATATCGTGGCTCGCGCGGCGCAAGACGGCGCAGGCGCCGCCGCTGCAGCCGCAGACCGACCTCGCGATCCTCAACTGGCGCCGCGAGAAGAGCGTGTTCCTCGGCACCAACCAGCCGCAGGAGGACGCGAGCTGGATCTTCCAGCTCCGGATGGCCGAACTCGAGCGCGCGAAATCCGGCCGGACGAGCGAGGCGCGGCCCTGGCAGCGGCTGGGCGCGCGCCTGTTCGACTACGCGATCTGGGGCCTCGTCCTCGCGCTGCTGCTCTCGGAGTTGCGCGGCGCCGGCGCGATCCCCGAGGACCTCGCGTTCTGGTTCGGGCATCCGCTCGTCGCGCCGACGATCATCACCGCGACCTGGGTGCCGATCGAGGCGCTCCTGGTCGCTTCGCTCGCGACGACCCCCGGCAAATGGCTGTTCGGCGTGTTCCTGCAGTTCTCGATCTCGGACGCCTACGCGCGCCGCGATTCGCGCACGCAGTTCAACCGCGGACTGAAGCGCGCGTTCCGCGTCTGGTGGGAAGGCATGGGCTGCGGCTTCCCGCTGCTCGCGCCGTTCCTGATCGCGGTGGCCTACGAGAAGGTGACCGTGCACCAGGAGACCGACTGGGACTTCGCCTACGACTGTCTCGTGACCCACGGTCCGCCGGGGGTGCTGAACCTCGTGACCGGCGTGTGCGGGCTCGCGGCGATGCTGTGGCTCTACGGCGTGGCCTGGCACCAGCCGATGGCGGAATCGATCGTCTGGGCGCGCGCGACGATCGGCGACGCGCTGCCGTCGACCGCCGTGCTGCGCGACTTCACCGGCGCGAGCGGGATCGGCGGAATCATCCGCCCGCAGGTGCGCGCGGCCGCGCCCGCGACCAAGGCCGCGCCGGGCACGTCGGCTCCCGCGCCTCGGGGTGACGCACCGATCGATGCCGACCTGACCGCGAAGTTCGCGGAACGCAAGGCGCGCATCGGCGTGCTGTCGGTCGAAGGACCACGCATGCTGCGCGCGGGGAACTGGCGGCGCGCGAGCGAGCTGTGCCGCGCGTGGACCGACCTCGACCTCGGCAACGCGGACGCCTGGCGCTGCCTCGGCTCGGCGCTACAGGCGCAGGGCTACCACCAGGAGGCGATCCACGCGTTCCGCAAGGCGAAGCAGTACGAACCCACCGACCGCTCGCTCGATGCCGCGATCGACCGCTCGCAGCGCGGGATCGTCGCCGATTTCATCAACCGCTATCGCCAGTAG
- a CDS encoding BON domain-containing protein: MTRPSHLPLVLALVVLCAPLMNACVPAVVVGAAAGGALVATDRRSAGAQLDDQSIELKITTEMGTRYGDRIHLNVTSYNGVVLLTGEAPDQATRDAIAAYARGVDRVRAVHDEMVVGPTTDLSARTNDSYITSKVKTRFVEANKFSATHVKVVTERSVVYLMGIVSRTEADAAAQIAATTTGVARVVKLFEITG, encoded by the coding sequence ATGACCCGACCTTCGCATCTGCCTCTCGTCCTCGCGCTCGTCGTCCTCTGCGCTCCGCTGATGAACGCCTGCGTGCCCGCGGTCGTGGTCGGCGCGGCGGCGGGCGGCGCGCTCGTGGCCACCGACCGGCGTTCGGCCGGCGCGCAACTCGACGACCAGTCGATCGAACTCAAGATCACGACCGAGATGGGCACCCGCTACGGCGACCGCATCCACCTCAACGTCACGAGCTACAACGGCGTCGTGCTCCTGACCGGCGAGGCGCCCGACCAGGCGACCCGCGACGCCATCGCGGCGTACGCGCGCGGCGTGGACCGCGTGCGCGCGGTGCACGACGAGATGGTCGTCGGCCCGACCACCGACTTGTCGGCGCGAACCAACGACTCCTACATCACCTCCAAGGTGAAGACCCGCTTCGTCGAGGCGAACAAGTTCTCCGCGACGCACGTGAAGGTCGTCACCGAGCGCAGCGTCGTCTACCTGATGGGCATCGTCTCGCGGACCGAGGCCGACGCGGCCGCGCAGATCGCGGCGACGACCACTGGCGTGGCTCGCGTCGTCAAGCTGTTCGAGATCACCGGCTGA
- a CDS encoding penicillin-binding protein activator, translated as MLPLESPDYARAAEAVRDGFLAAAAAAGATDRVRVIPHGANGVLAAFDEARQDGARVVVGPLVRDDLRAIAAADPPLPVTIALNQLDDTATLPPRVYTFALAIESDARTIARRMRDERAENIVVIVGDTPLMRRFAQAFVAEWILAGGNPPQSYPLVATQDGLRAMRRDLGRMQVDAIVMAVDGPDAALVKTYAPRVPTWASAQVYQRPDASAMRDLDDVRYVDVSWLVAPDAAAFAKLPRPSFASPALDRLYALGLDAFRVAEAFVAAPPDRLSFDGATGHVELSDARQIAREGRLATFRSGEIVPLDATR; from the coding sequence GTGCTGCCGCTCGAGTCGCCGGACTACGCTCGCGCGGCCGAGGCGGTGCGTGATGGTTTCCTCGCCGCGGCGGCCGCAGCGGGGGCGACCGACCGCGTTCGCGTGATTCCCCACGGCGCCAACGGGGTGCTCGCGGCGTTCGACGAGGCGCGGCAGGACGGCGCGCGCGTGGTGGTCGGCCCGCTGGTCCGCGACGACCTGCGCGCGATCGCGGCCGCCGACCCCCCGTTGCCGGTGACCATCGCGCTGAACCAGCTCGACGACACCGCGACGCTGCCGCCGCGCGTCTACACGTTCGCGCTCGCCATCGAGTCCGACGCCCGCACGATCGCGCGCCGGATGCGCGACGAGCGGGCAGAGAACATCGTGGTGATCGTCGGCGACACGCCGCTGATGCGCCGCTTCGCGCAGGCGTTCGTCGCCGAGTGGATCCTCGCGGGCGGCAATCCGCCGCAGTCGTACCCGCTCGTCGCGACGCAGGACGGCCTGCGCGCGATGCGCCGCGACCTCGGACGCATGCAGGTCGACGCGATCGTGATGGCGGTCGACGGACCCGACGCCGCGCTGGTCAAGACCTATGCCCCGCGCGTGCCGACCTGGGCGAGCGCGCAGGTCTATCAGCGCCCCGACGCCTCCGCGATGCGCGACCTGGACGACGTGCGCTACGTCGACGTGAGCTGGCTCGTGGCGCCGGACGCCGCGGCGTTCGCGAAGCTGCCGCGTCCTTCGTTCGCGAGCCCCGCGCTCGACCGCCTCTACGCGCTCGGTCTCGACGCGTTCCGCGTCGCCGAGGCGTTCGTCGCGGCGCCGCCCGACCGGCTGTCGTTCGACGGCGCCACCGGCCACGTCGAGCTCTCCGACGCGCGGCAGATCGCGCGCGAAGGGCGCCTCGCGACCTTCCGCTCGGGCGAGATCGTGCCGCTCGACGCCACGCGCTGA
- a CDS encoding DUF1211 domain-containing protein, with the protein MLEPVPLPKSRLEALTDGIFAVTMTLLVLDLKFPAHALDERNQFVSALVAMVDRFDDYAISFVALCVFWLAHLRLLRRMRETDSTFVWLNLGFLLLTTLVPMLTALVGDNPSHPRAAVLYGANLVAILAVEALMWRHMCRGLHNETVSDPEALWRFVRRRFALAIGIVLGGILAALVEIRLGITSGLASYSYLLLLAAGVARPLFGSLRRPQDGGPTRL; encoded by the coding sequence ATGCTCGAACCCGTCCCCCTGCCCAAGTCGCGCCTCGAAGCCCTCACCGACGGCATCTTCGCGGTGACGATGACGTTGCTCGTCCTCGACCTCAAGTTCCCCGCGCACGCGCTCGACGAGCGCAACCAGTTCGTCTCCGCGCTCGTCGCGATGGTCGACCGCTTCGACGACTACGCGATCAGCTTCGTCGCGCTGTGCGTGTTCTGGCTCGCGCACCTGCGGCTCCTGCGACGCATGCGCGAGACCGATTCCACGTTCGTGTGGCTGAACCTCGGGTTCCTGCTCCTGACGACGCTGGTGCCGATGCTGACCGCGCTCGTCGGCGACAATCCGTCGCATCCGCGCGCCGCGGTGCTCTACGGCGCGAACCTGGTCGCGATCCTCGCGGTCGAGGCGCTGATGTGGCGGCACATGTGCCGCGGGCTCCACAACGAGACCGTGTCCGACCCCGAGGCGCTGTGGCGCTTCGTGCGGCGGCGCTTCGCGCTCGCGATCGGCATCGTGCTGGGCGGCATCCTGGCCGCGCTGGTGGAGATCCGGCTCGGCATCACCTCGGGCCTCGCGTCGTACTCGTACCTGCTGCTGCTCGCGGCGGGCGTCGCGCGGCCGCTGTTCGGGTCGTTGCGCCGGCCGCAGGACGGCGGGCCCACGCGCCTGTGA
- a CDS encoding YraN family protein — MGTARGDDGRSAESLAADYLRAQGLAILARNVRSRHGEIDLVARDGASLVFVEVRLRRSGSHGGAAGSITAAKRARLLAAARGYLARLARTPDCRFDVVLLDRLDPDRIEWLQNAFDADD, encoded by the coding sequence ATGGGCACCGCCCGCGGCGACGACGGGCGCTCGGCGGAGAGCCTCGCCGCCGACTACCTCCGCGCGCAGGGACTCGCGATCCTCGCGCGGAACGTGCGCTCGCGCCACGGCGAGATCGACCTCGTCGCCCGCGACGGCGCGTCGCTCGTCTTCGTCGAGGTGCGGCTGCGCCGCTCCGGGAGCCATGGCGGCGCGGCCGGCAGCATCACCGCCGCCAAGCGCGCGCGCCTCCTCGCCGCCGCACGTGGATACCTGGCACGGCTCGCCCGCACACCCGACTGCCGCTTCGACGTCGTGCTCCTCGACCGTCTCGACCCGGACCGGATCGAGTGGCTGCAGAACGCGTTCGACGCGGACGACTGA
- a CDS encoding adenylyltransferase/cytidyltransferase family protein, whose product MSESRALPPPASLARIARPGEGPARFAALARPRVFTNGVFDLLHRGHVTYLERARALGGSLTIAVNSDASVRRMGKGDERPLNTLEDRMAVLAALACVDLVIPFDDDTPRALIVACMPEILVKGGDYTAATTAGAAEVIAAGGRFVAVPFEHDRSTTSLVARIRGAGSS is encoded by the coding sequence ATGAGCGAGTCGCGCGCGCTGCCGCCGCCCGCCTCGCTCGCCCGGATCGCCCGTCCCGGCGAGGGCCCGGCCCGCTTCGCGGCGCTCGCGCGCCCGCGGGTGTTCACCAACGGGGTGTTCGACCTCCTGCACCGCGGCCACGTGACCTACCTCGAACGCGCGCGCGCGCTCGGCGGCTCGCTCACGATCGCGGTCAACAGCGACGCGTCGGTGCGCCGGATGGGCAAGGGCGACGAGCGCCCGCTCAACACGCTCGAGGACCGGATGGCCGTCCTCGCGGCGCTCGCCTGCGTGGACCTCGTGATCCCGTTCGACGACGACACGCCGCGCGCGCTGATCGTCGCCTGCATGCCCGAGATCCTGGTCAAGGGCGGCGACTACACCGCCGCGACCACGGCCGGAGCCGCCGAGGTCATCGCCGCAGGCGGGCGATTCGTCGCGGTGCCCTTCGAGCACGACCGCTCGACGACCTCGCTCGTCGCGCGGATCCGCGGCGCCGGATCGTCCTGA